The segment GCGGCAAGCCCGACCTGGCCCAGGGCTCGGGGACCGACGCCGCGGGCATCGACGGCGCGCTGGCGCGTCTGCGCGAGGTCATCGGCGCACGGTGATCACCCCGCGCGGACGGCACATCGCCGTCGACGTCGGCAGTGTCCGTGTCGGGGTGGCCGTGTGCGACCCCGATGGGATCCTCGCCACGCCGGTCGAGACCATCCGCCGAGCCAAGGACGGCTCGGACATCGCCCGGCTCATCGAGATCATCACCGAGTACGAGGCGATCGGCGTCGTCATCGGACTGCCCCGCACTCTTCGCGGCGAGGAGGGGCCTGCGGTGCGTGCCGCGCGCTACTTCGGTCGGCAGCTGACATCCGAGTTCGACGGTGTCTCGATCGAGTTCTACGACGAGCGGCTCACCACTGTGACTGCGACCCAAGCGTTGCGTGCGTCAGGAGTGAAAGCGAAAGACGCGCGTGCCGTCGTGGATCAGGCGGCCGCGGTCGCTATCCTTCAGGGATGGCTGGACGCGCAGCGATGAGCCACGCCCCGACGAGGAGGAGTTTCCCACGTGTCTGATCAGGACGACCCGCGCAGTGAAAGCGCCGGTGACCGCCAGCCCCGAGAGGGCGACGAGCGCCGCCGCTATTTCACGGAGTCGATGGGATTCGGACAATCGGGCAATCGACATCGTCGCCGTCGTGCACCCGGCGATCCGACGACGACCGGCAGCATCCCGATCGTGCGCACCGGCGATTCCCTGCCCGATCCGACGATCGAGTATCGGACGCCCGAACGCCCGGCGGGGGAGCCGTCCCCGTACTTCCAGGTGCAGTACCGGCCGTCCGAGGTGGAGGGTCTGAGCTTCACCGAGCCGCGCACCTCGCCGTATGCGAGTGAGCCGCCTACCGTGGTCAATCCGCCCGTGCGACACCAGCAGCCTCCGGCGCAGCAGCCTCCCGCCGCCGCGAGTGAGCCGACCGGTCTGTTCGACATCCTCGACGCGACCCAGGAGGAGTCCGCGCGGCCCGCCCCCGCTGCTGCGACCCCGGCCCCCGCCGCTCCGGCTCCGATCCCGTCTCCGGAACCGAGTCCGGCACCGGTGGCCGCCGGGATCACCGATCCGAACCTGGGTGCGCCGGTCCCGACGCCCGCGCGCGTCGAGTCGGCCGCGGAGCCCGCGCACGCGGCGCCGGCCCGGGTCACTGCCGCCCCCGACTACCTCGACGATGAGACCGATGACGACGTCGACCGGCCGATGCCCGCACGGAAGAGGAATCGCAAGGTCCTCCTGACGTTGCTGATCCTGGCCGTCGTGGTGGTCCTGGTGCTCTCGGGCATCGCGTTGAAGGCGCTCGGCGTCTTCGATTCGTCGAAGGACTACGACAGCACCACCGGACACGGTGCGGCGCTGGTCCACGTGGCGAGCGACTCGTCGATCCGCGACATCGGGGACACGCTCGCCGATGCCGGCGTGGTCGGCAGTCGCAAGGCGTTCGTCGACGCCACCGGCACTGAGACCGTGGCGGCCGGCTTCTACAAGCTGCCCAAGGGCATCTCCGCGGCTACGGCGGTGCAGAAGATGCAGGGGCCGGAGAACCGCGTCGGGTCCATCTCGCTCCCGGAGGGCCGACAGCTCGACTCGAAGAAGGGCGCCGACGGCAAGACGACGCCGGGCGTCTTCGAGATGATCGCCACGGCGACGTCGGTCAAGACCGACGACGGGACGTACGGCGTCACCGTCAAGCAGTTGACGGAAGCCGCAAGCGATGCCAGTGCCGACGAGCTCGGCATCCCGGCCTGGGCTCGCGAGACCTTCGACAAGCTGGGTGGCGACCACCGTCGTATCGAAGGGCTGATCGCCGCGGGCTCCTGGGAGAACATCGATCCGCGTGAGGACGCCACCCAGATCCTGCGGTCGTTGATCACCGCGTCCGCCGACCGGTTCACCGCGTGGGGGATCGAGTCGGACACCAACACCGGTCTGACCCCGTACCAGACGCTCGTCACCGCCTCCATCGTGGAGCGGGAGGCGTTTGACGCCGCCGATTTCCCGAAGGTGGCTCGCGTCATCCTCAACCGCCTGAAGGTGGACCAGCGTCTGGAGATGGACTCGACGGCCAACTACACGGCCGACATCCAGAACATCGACCTGGGTGGTGCCGCGTACAAGGACGAGAACGCCTGGAACACCTACCAGCACAAGGGACTGCCGATCACGCCGATCGGGACCGTGGGAGAGCGCGCGCTGAACGCGACCATCGACCCGGCGAACGGCGACTGGCTGTACTTCGTGACGGTCGACAAGGACGGCAAGACGCTCTTCTCGAAGACCTTCGAGCAGCACAAGAAGAACCGGCAGGTGGCGTGCAAGAACAAACTCCTGGTCACCGGCTGCTGATGACGGGGACGGCACGCAGAGCCGCGGTGCTGGGATCACCGGTCGCGCACTCCAAGTCTCCCGCCCTGCACCGGGCCGCGTACGCGGCGCTCGGACTGGAGGGCTGGACGTACGACGCCCTCGACACCGACGCCGACCAGCTGCCGGATCGCGTCGGGAACGCCGGATCGGAGTGGATCGGTTTCTCGGTCACGATGCCGTGCAAGTTCGCCGCCCTGGCGTTCGCCGATGAGCGGACCCGACGCGCGGAACTGGTCGGATCGGCCAACACCCTGGTCCGGATCGACGGCGGGTGGCGCGCCGACTGCACCGACATCGACGGCATGACCGGAGCGCTGGTCGAGGTCGGGGTGCCCGCGACCGCCGACCGCGCGGTCGTCATCGGGGCGGGCGGCACCGCGCGTCCGACGATCGCCGCGCTCGCCGACGCCGGGATCACCGAGGTCGCGGTGGTGGCGCGCAGCGCGGACCGGGCGCGGGGCGTGCTCGATCTGGCGGGTGAGTTCGGCATCACCGCCCGGGTCATCGGCTTCGAGTCCGGGACGGTGCTGCGTGACGCGTGCACCGAGGCCGACGTGACGGTCTCGACCGTTCCCGCGCCCGCGGCAGCGGTGCTCGCACCGTCGGTGTCGGCGGCCGCCCGATTCGTCGACGTCATCTACGACCCCTGGCCCACGCCGCTCGCCGCGGCGGTGGCGGAGGCCGGCGGAACCGTCGTCGGCGGTCTGGTGATGCTGCTGAATCAGGCGTACAGCCAGGTGGAGCAGTTCACCGGTCTCCCGGCGCCGAAAGCGGCGATGGCCGCGGCCGTTGGACTCTGATCAACGGCTCTGACCAGCAGTTCCGCAGATCTGTGGACAACTGTTTTGCCGTCCTCGGCCTCGATGGCGGAGCGTTGACGGCATGTCGCCGGTCCTGCTCGTCGTCGCCATCGCACTGATCGCCGGGTGGCTGCTTGCCGTCGCCGTGATCGATCAGCGCACCGGACGGATTCCGAACCGACTGGTGCTGCCCGCCGTCGCGGGCACCGCGGTCGTCGCCCTCCTCGTCCCGGCGGTCGGTCTCTCGGCCTGCGTCCTGGCCGTCCCGTACCTCGCGGCGTTCGCCTGCGGCACCGTCGGCGGGGGAGACGTGAAGTTGGCGGTGCCCTGCGGCGGCCTCCTCGCCGATCCGGTGACCGCGGTGCTCGCGGCACTCCTGGCGGCGGTCGGGACGCTGCTGGTGTCGCTCGCCACGAAGCGGTCTCGACATCCGCACGGACCGGCTCTCACCATCACCACTGTGTTACTAATGATGCTCAAGTGACTAATGATGCGTACGGCTCATGTCTCGACCGGAGGACCGACCACACCATGACCATGACCCGACGTGCGTTTCTGACCGGAACGGTGGCGCTCGGCGCCGCGGGCCTGACGACCGGCCTCGCATCCGGGCACGCGTCGGCGCTGGGTTCCTCCGACCTGCCGCCGAGCGCTGCGGACACCGACTTCGGAACGCTGCTCGACTACTCGGCAGGAGTGCCGGCGGCGCCCGCGATCGCCGCGGCCGGATACGCCGGAGTCATCCGGTATGTCTCCGATCGACGTCCGGACGCCGAGTGGATGCGCGGGAAGCCGTTCACGAAGGCGGAGGCCGACGCCCTCCGAACCGCCGGCCGGTCCATCGTCTCGTGCTACCAGTTCGGTCGTGCGGACACCGCGGACTGGCTCGGCGGCTATGCCGCAGGCGTCGAGCACGCGCGACGCGGAGACGCGATCCATCGAGCCGCCGGAGGGCCGCCGACGGCACCGATCTACGCCTCCATCGACGACGATCCGTCGCCGATCCAGATCTACACCCAGGTGCTTCCGTATCTCTTCGGGTGGCGGTCGGTGATCGGCGCGGCCCGCGTCGGCGTGTACGCGAACGCTCCGACCATCCAGACGGCGTCGTCGCTCGGGGCGGCGTCCTGGTTCTGGCAGCACAACTGGGGCACCCCGACCGGGTACCGTCACCCGGCTGCTCACCTGCAACAACTCCGAGGTCAGCAGGTCGTCGACGGTGTCCTGGTGGACCTCAACGCGATCCGACAGGCCTCGTACGGGCAGTGGTGACCGACGCCGCCGTCCCTGCCTGTGCTCTTCGCCGCGCCTTCTGGAACAATTGTTCCTTGTGTTGCGCTGGATAACTGCCGGAGAATCCCATGGCCCGGCCCTGGTGGCCCTTGTCGAGGGCATGGTCGCCGGAGTGGAGATCACCTCGTCCGAAATCGCTGAGCAATTGGCTCGGCGTCGTCTCGGCTACGGCCGCGGCGCCCGCATGAAGTTCGAGGCCGACAAGGTCACGATGATCGGCGGCGTCCGACACGGCCTGACGATGGGCGGCCCCGTCGCCGTCGAGATCGGGAACACCGAGTGGCCCAAGTGGGAACAGGTGATGTCGGCTGACCCCGTCGACCCAGAGGAACTCGAAGGCAGCGCCCGTAACGCGGCGCTCACCCGGCCGCGACCCGGGCACGCCGACTACTCCGGCATGCTCAAGTACGGGTTCGACGACGCCCGGCCGGTCCTCGAGCGCGCGAGCGCCCGCGAGACCGCGGCGCGCGTCACCGCGGGCACCGTCGCCCGGAACTTCCTGCGTCAGGTCTTCGGCATCGAGGTGGTGTCGCACGTCATCTCGATCGGCGCCAGCGATCCGTACACCGGTCCCGCACCCGAGTACAGCGACCTGGCGGCGATCGACGCCAGTCCGGTCCGGGCCTTCGGGAAGGACGCGGAGCGGTCGATGATCGACGAGATCGAGGCGGCCAAGCGCG is part of the Gordonia phthalatica genome and harbors:
- a CDS encoding A24 family peptidase, producing MSPVLLVVAIALIAGWLLAVAVIDQRTGRIPNRLVLPAVAGTAVVALLVPAVGLSACVLAVPYLAAFACGTVGGGDVKLAVPCGGLLADPVTAVLAALLAAVGTLLVSLATKRSRHPHGPALTITTVLLMMLK
- the aroC gene encoding chorismate synthase, yielding MEQLFLVLRWITAGESHGPALVALVEGMVAGVEITSSEIAEQLARRRLGYGRGARMKFEADKVTMIGGVRHGLTMGGPVAVEIGNTEWPKWEQVMSADPVDPEELEGSARNAALTRPRPGHADYSGMLKYGFDDARPVLERASARETAARVTAGTVARNFLRQVFGIEVVSHVISIGASDPYTGPAPEYSDLAAIDASPVRAFGKDAERSMIDEIEAAKRDGDTLGGVVEVIVTGVPVGLGSHVSGEARLDARLAGALMGIQAIKGVEVGDGFETARRRGSQAHDEMVPGADGVLRSTNRAGGLEGGMTNGESIRVRAAMKPISTVPRALATIDMTTGEPASAIHQRSDVCAVPAAGVVAESMVALVVAQAALEKFGGDSVSETAANLRGYLDAIAARPAHPAP
- a CDS encoding shikimate dehydrogenase, translated to MTGTARRAAVLGSPVAHSKSPALHRAAYAALGLEGWTYDALDTDADQLPDRVGNAGSEWIGFSVTMPCKFAALAFADERTRRAELVGSANTLVRIDGGWRADCTDIDGMTGALVEVGVPATADRAVVIGAGGTARPTIAALADAGITEVAVVARSADRARGVLDLAGEFGITARVIGFESGTVLRDACTEADVTVSTVPAPAAAVLAPSVSAAARFVDVIYDPWPTPLAAAVAEAGGTVVGGLVMLLNQAYSQVEQFTGLPAPKAAMAAAVGL
- a CDS encoding DUF1906 domain-containing protein, which translates into the protein MTMTRRAFLTGTVALGAAGLTTGLASGHASALGSSDLPPSAADTDFGTLLDYSAGVPAAPAIAAAGYAGVIRYVSDRRPDAEWMRGKPFTKAEADALRTAGRSIVSCYQFGRADTADWLGGYAAGVEHARRGDAIHRAAGGPPTAPIYASIDDDPSPIQIYTQVLPYLFGWRSVIGAARVGVYANAPTIQTASSLGAASWFWQHNWGTPTGYRHPAAHLQQLRGQQVVDGVLVDLNAIRQASYGQW
- the ruvX gene encoding Holliday junction resolvase RuvX, whose amino-acid sequence is MITPRGRHIAVDVGSVRVGVAVCDPDGILATPVETIRRAKDGSDIARLIEIITEYEAIGVVIGLPRTLRGEEGPAVRAARYFGRQLTSEFDGVSIEFYDERLTTVTATQALRASGVKAKDARAVVDQAAAVAILQGWLDAQR
- the mltG gene encoding endolytic transglycosylase MltG; translation: MSDQDDPRSESAGDRQPREGDERRRYFTESMGFGQSGNRHRRRRAPGDPTTTGSIPIVRTGDSLPDPTIEYRTPERPAGEPSPYFQVQYRPSEVEGLSFTEPRTSPYASEPPTVVNPPVRHQQPPAQQPPAAASEPTGLFDILDATQEESARPAPAAATPAPAAPAPIPSPEPSPAPVAAGITDPNLGAPVPTPARVESAAEPAHAAPARVTAAPDYLDDETDDDVDRPMPARKRNRKVLLTLLILAVVVVLVLSGIALKALGVFDSSKDYDSTTGHGAALVHVASDSSIRDIGDTLADAGVVGSRKAFVDATGTETVAAGFYKLPKGISAATAVQKMQGPENRVGSISLPEGRQLDSKKGADGKTTPGVFEMIATATSVKTDDGTYGVTVKQLTEAASDASADELGIPAWARETFDKLGGDHRRIEGLIAAGSWENIDPREDATQILRSLITASADRFTAWGIESDTNTGLTPYQTLVTASIVEREAFDAADFPKVARVILNRLKVDQRLEMDSTANYTADIQNIDLGGAAYKDENAWNTYQHKGLPITPIGTVGERALNATIDPANGDWLYFVTVDKDGKTLFSKTFEQHKKNRQVACKNKLLVTGC